TATGAGCAAAACGGCAGTCGGTCGAGAGCATCCGGCCATTCCCAGCGGACTGGCCCAGCGCGAAAAATTGATCAAGGAGTTTGCGCATGTGATTCGGGCCATGGCTCATCGGCTGGCCTTCAGGCTTCCGGCCTATTTGGATGCGGAAGACTTGATTTCAGTCGGGACGATCGGCCTGATGGATGCGATGGACAAGTACGATCCGTCCCGCGAAGCCAAATTCAAAACTTATGCGGAATTCCGCATTCGCGGCGCCATGCTGGATGAAATTCGTTCGATGGATTGGGTGCCGCGCTCGGTGCATGAGCGCATCGGCGTCTTGCAGAAGGCGCATGTCACGCTCCTCAACCGGCTGGGCCGTCCGCCGTCCGATGAAGAGGTAGCCGGGGAGCTCAAGATGCCGATGTCGGAGCTCGACGACTTTCTTTCCCGGGCGCGGGGTGCGGTCATGATCAGCATCGATGACCTGGGACTTCAGGAGCCGGATGGCCATAAGGTGGTCAAGATGCTGGCCGATACGCATCATCCTGACCCGCTCTCCAGTCTGGTGAATGAGCGTGAACGGGAATCGATTGCCGAAGCGATCCAGGATCTCCCGGAAAAGGAACGGCTCGTGTTGACGCTCTACTATTATGAAGAACTTACGATGAAAGAAATCGGTGAGCTGCTGAAGGTGACGGAGTCCCGTGTGTGCCAAATCCATACGAAAGCGATCGTGCGGTTGAAAGCGCATCTACAGGTAGAGCATTAAGGCGGGAGGCGCGGGGGCCGTAGGGCCCCGCCCGCCGTGTTCGCTGCAATCCCCGGCCTTCCGATTTTAGTTCTTCCGCAAATCAGCCGACAAAGATCTGTCATGGAAGCCGTGGTGGCAGGAACTGCATTGGCATGAAGCGACAATCTCTGATGGTCTCCACAGCAATCGGTCATTCTTTCAGCCATGGCTGGCGCGGGTTCTTTGCTCGCCGGATCCGCGACCTGGTCTCGTCCAGCATCGGCTGCGTGCGGCCCTCGCGGCCGCTCGCTCTGGGCTGGTTTCTACTTGCGTTGCTTGGGTGCCTTCTCACCGCACAGGGGGCGATTCTCGAGGCCACTGGTTCAGCGAGGCATGTCGGGCCAGTATCATCCGTGATTGCCGCCGCGAGTTTTAGAACAGGGGGGCTGGGGGGCCTGGTTGGTGTGTTGGTCAGTGTGGGATGCGGTCTTGCCGGATTCTGGTGCTGGCCGCGTACCCAGCGCACCCATGCCGTTCCGCAAGGACAGGGCCTGGCCGCCTATGACCAAGTCACCGGGCTGCCGACGATCCGCCTGTTTGGCGTTCTTTTGGAGCATGCGGCCGAGCAGGCGTCAGATCTTGGGCGGAGTGTCGGTGTGCTGGTCGTCGAATTGAGCCACTTCCGGCCGGATTCGAAAGCAGGAACGCCAGCGAGCGTGACGCTGGTCGCGCGTGTGGAAGCGGCTCGCATCAAGAGCGCGCTCCAATCCCGTGATACGGTGGCCTATCTGGGGGGGCAACGGTTTGCGGTCCTGATCGAGACGGTTGTGTCAGGAGAGCAGATCAGGGCTTGCGCGGACCGCATTCAGCGCACGCTCTCCCTCCCGTTATTGGTGTCGGGGCAAGAGGTCGTGTTGTCCTGCCGGATCGGCAGCGCGATGCTGGGTCCTGAGATCGTGTCCGGTGAAGCCTTGCTGGCTCAGGCGGTTCAGTCACTGACGCGTGCGAGTTCGGAGCATCCCATCCATTTCTCCGGCTCGGCCTGGCAAGAGAGACCAGGGGCCAATTCCGTTTCCCCGCACGCATCGCGAGCCGCATAACACCTGTCCAAACTAGGCACTTTCTGCCGCTCCGGTGGAACTTTCCGCCTCGTGCATCTGCCAATATTCTCGCAGTCTGTCAGTCTTCTGACGAGTTCACGGCGCAATCCCCAGTAAATTCTCATACTAGTGTTGAATTCGGACACCGCACTGCTCTGGCATGACGGTTGCTGTGTAGTTGTTCGACGGCATCCATCCAGGAGTGTACGCGATGAATCGAGGTATCTATCCGATCCTGTCCGGTGCGATCGCTCATGAACGGCGCATGCAGGTGTTTGCCAATAACATGGCTAATGTGAACACCCCGGGCTTCAAGCAGGATGAGCAAGCGTTCAAATCGATTTTGCCCAAAGTGCAGACGGGTGTGCCGATGGTGGCCAATGCCAACGCCTTTGCGAATCGGATGCTGGTGAAGCCCTTCGGCCCGGCTGAGCGTGTGTATGTCGCTCCCTATGCCTTGAAGACGACCTATGATGCCGGACGGATTCGTCTGACGGGCAATCCTCTCGACGTGGCGATCGATGGGCGAGGATTTTTTGAAGTGAAGACGCCTCAGGGCACGCGGTTTACTAGAAACGGGATGCTGTCGCTCGACAATCAGCGCCGGCTTGTGACGAACCTTGGGTATCCGGTGATGGGAACGGAGGGAGAACTGAAGATTCCGGCAGGGAAGCTGGAGATCTCGGCCCAGGGAGAGATCAAGGTCGATGGGAATCCCGTGGGCAAGATCAAGGTGGTGGAGTTCCCTGACGATCAGATGCCGGAGAAATACACGGAAGGCATGTTCGCGTCCGATAAGGGCGCGGTTGCGAAGAATCCATCGATTCAAGTGGGCCATGTCGAAGAGTCGAATGTGAATTCGGTGGGAGAGATGGTCAAGATGATTCAGGGGATGCGCGGATACGAATCGGCACAAAAGCTTATTCAAACGCTGGATCGCATGGCCGAAGAGGCGATTCAGGATGTCGGACGAGTGCTGTAACTGAACCTGGCGTGAGGCAAGGGGCTAGTGGCGAGGGATGGTAAACGGGAATCTCCCTCTCGCCTCGTGCCCCGGAACTCACGCCCGACTGACCGGAGGGAAGTATGATTCGAGCCATGTGGACCGCGGCAACGGGTATGACGGCGCAACAACTCAACGTCGATACCATTGCCCACAACCTTG
The Nitrospira sp. genome window above contains:
- a CDS encoding FliA/WhiG family RNA polymerase sigma factor, producing the protein MSKTAVGREHPAIPSGLAQREKLIKEFAHVIRAMAHRLAFRLPAYLDAEDLISVGTIGLMDAMDKYDPSREAKFKTYAEFRIRGAMLDEIRSMDWVPRSVHERIGVLQKAHVTLLNRLGRPPSDEEVAGELKMPMSELDDFLSRARGAVMISIDDLGLQEPDGHKVVKMLADTHHPDPLSSLVNERERESIAEAIQDLPEKERLVLTLYYYEELTMKEIGELLKVTESRVCQIHTKAIVRLKAHLQVEH
- a CDS encoding diguanylate cyclase produces the protein MKRQSLMVSTAIGHSFSHGWRGFFARRIRDLVSSSIGCVRPSRPLALGWFLLALLGCLLTAQGAILEATGSARHVGPVSSVIAAASFRTGGLGGLVGVLVSVGCGLAGFWCWPRTQRTHAVPQGQGLAAYDQVTGLPTIRLFGVLLEHAAEQASDLGRSVGVLVVELSHFRPDSKAGTPASVTLVARVEAARIKSALQSRDTVAYLGGQRFAVLIETVVSGEQIRACADRIQRTLSLPLLVSGQEVVLSCRIGSAMLGPEIVSGEALLAQAVQSLTRASSEHPIHFSGSAWQERPGANSVSPHASRAA
- a CDS encoding flagellar hook basal-body protein → MNRGIYPILSGAIAHERRMQVFANNMANVNTPGFKQDEQAFKSILPKVQTGVPMVANANAFANRMLVKPFGPAERVYVAPYALKTTYDAGRIRLTGNPLDVAIDGRGFFEVKTPQGTRFTRNGMLSLDNQRRLVTNLGYPVMGTEGELKIPAGKLEISAQGEIKVDGNPVGKIKVVEFPDDQMPEKYTEGMFASDKGAVAKNPSIQVGHVEESNVNSVGEMVKMIQGMRGYESAQKLIQTLDRMAEEAIQDVGRVL